One part of the Caproiciproducens sp. CPB-2 genome encodes these proteins:
- a CDS encoding peptidase U32 family protein — MTDTNQRVELLSPVGDRERLGAAISFGADAVYLAGQEFGMRTAPSNFTNEELVQAVRYAHGKNVKVYLTCNTVPHNDELSRLPEFLRFAQEAGVDALIIADFGVMAMAKKYAPKVDIHMSTQAGVANYVSARELYGLGASRVVLARELSLGEIAEIRAKTPRELELEVFVHGAMCVSFSGRCLLSSYLTGRDANRGDCAQPCRWEYALMEAKRPGQYMPVSEDGHGAYILNSKDLCMVEYIPEILKTGVTSLKIEGRAKSAYYVSVTTNAYRNAIDEYCADPEKKVSPWIMEELNKISHREYSTGFYFGTEPGQVYGNGGYVREYDVIAVCESYENGVAALSQRNRFFKGDTADVLEAGNRPFLLPLNELYDGDWNPIDSAPHATMTVFLKTDRPIKKGAILRKART; from the coding sequence TTGACGGATACGAATCAACGCGTTGAGCTGCTTTCCCCTGTGGGTGACAGGGAACGGCTCGGCGCGGCAATCAGCTTTGGCGCCGACGCGGTTTATCTGGCGGGACAGGAGTTCGGCATGCGCACGGCGCCGTCCAATTTTACAAACGAAGAACTGGTTCAGGCGGTGCGATACGCGCACGGAAAAAACGTCAAGGTCTATCTGACCTGCAACACCGTGCCGCACAACGACGAACTCTCGCGTCTGCCGGAATTTCTGCGGTTTGCGCAGGAAGCCGGGGTGGACGCGCTGATCATCGCGGATTTCGGGGTGATGGCGATGGCGAAGAAATACGCTCCGAAGGTGGATATCCACATGTCCACACAGGCCGGCGTCGCGAACTACGTCAGCGCCCGCGAGCTATACGGTCTGGGCGCTTCCCGCGTTGTGCTGGCGCGCGAGCTGAGCCTCGGGGAAATTGCGGAAATCCGCGCCAAAACGCCCCGGGAGCTTGAACTGGAGGTTTTTGTGCACGGCGCTATGTGCGTTTCGTTTTCCGGCCGCTGCCTGTTGTCCAGTTATCTGACCGGGCGCGACGCGAACCGCGGCGACTGCGCGCAGCCATGCCGCTGGGAATACGCGCTGATGGAAGCCAAGCGCCCGGGCCAGTACATGCCGGTTTCCGAGGACGGCCACGGCGCCTATATCCTGAATTCAAAAGATTTATGCATGGTCGAGTATATTCCGGAAATTCTGAAAACCGGCGTGACAAGCCTGAAAATAGAGGGCAGGGCAAAGTCCGCGTACTATGTTTCGGTGACGACCAACGCCTACCGGAACGCCATTGACGAATATTGCGCGGACCCGGAAAAAAAGGTCTCCCCATGGATCATGGAGGAGCTGAACAAGATCAGCCACCGCGAGTACAGCACCGGCTTCTACTTCGGGACCGAACCGGGGCAGGTGTACGGAAACGGCGGCTATGTGCGGGAATACGATGTCATTGCCGTCTGTGAAAGCTATGAAAACGGCGTGGCGGCGCTTTCCCAGCGCAACCGCTTTTTCAAAGGCGATACCGCCGACGTGCTGGAGGCGGGAAACCGTCCGTTCCTGCTTCCGCTGAACGAATTATATGACGGGGACTGGAACCCGATCGATTCGGCGCCCCACGCCACGATGACCGTATTTCTGAAAACCGACCGGCCCATAAAAAAGGGCGCAATCCTGCGCAAGGCAAGAACCTAA
- a CDS encoding peptidoglycan D,D-transpeptidase FtsI family protein yields the protein MEKRTAAFFGVFMLCLFLCVLSLYTVSDGAQLAATADNQSSYKLVVAKTRGTIYDCNKVSLTGADTEYAAAIAPSVEGAAALSKVLTEKELESVYPSLTAGKPFALKLPKSITANGIDVFPVEKRYADKQPAVHIIGYLDGSGAGAAGIEKAFNKQLTQNQGQISVTYKVDAVNRVLAGEDKKISDSSYLHNSGVVLTIDKNIQEIAEEAAGKYLTKGAVIVTEVPSCKIRAMVSLPDFSPNNIATALKAEGSPLVNRCLSAYNVGSVFKLVSASAALEYGISPDTQYTCTGSIDVDGGIFHCFNGESHGAENMKSAIAQSCNTYFISLMKQVPQAQFLLMAQSMGFGRSFEIAPGVSSASGNLPTLKSLNIPRALANFSFGQGDLTATPLQIAAMVNAIASNGEYTQPYLYEGLVDENLKYTAKAPAQESTQVISQNTVDLLRDFMKESIETGTSKKGKPAKGGAGAKTATAQTGRYVNGVEAVESWFSGFYPYENPKYVITVFAEDGTGGGATCGPVFKQIADALADKIGQ from the coding sequence ATGGAAAAAAGAACAGCCGCTTTTTTCGGTGTATTTATGCTTTGTCTGTTTCTCTGCGTTTTAAGCCTGTACACGGTGTCGGACGGCGCCCAGCTTGCCGCGACCGCCGACAACCAGAGCAGTTACAAGCTGGTTGTGGCAAAAACAAGAGGGACCATTTACGACTGCAATAAAGTCTCTTTGACGGGCGCGGATACGGAGTACGCCGCCGCCATTGCGCCGAGCGTGGAGGGGGCGGCGGCGCTCAGCAAGGTGCTGACGGAAAAGGAGCTGGAGAGTGTTTATCCATCCCTGACCGCGGGCAAGCCGTTTGCCCTGAAGCTGCCGAAAAGCATTACCGCAAACGGGATCGACGTATTTCCCGTTGAGAAAAGGTATGCCGACAAACAGCCCGCCGTTCACATCATAGGCTATCTGGACGGCTCCGGTGCGGGCGCCGCCGGGATAGAAAAAGCGTTCAACAAGCAGCTGACGCAGAATCAGGGGCAGATTTCCGTCACCTATAAGGTGGACGCCGTCAACCGCGTGCTGGCGGGAGAGGACAAAAAAATCAGCGATTCCTCGTACCTGCACAACAGCGGGGTCGTGCTGACAATCGATAAGAATATTCAGGAAATCGCCGAAGAAGCCGCCGGGAAATATCTGACCAAGGGCGCGGTGATCGTTACGGAGGTGCCGTCGTGCAAAATCCGCGCGATGGTCAGCCTGCCCGACTTTTCACCGAACAACATCGCGACGGCGCTGAAAGCGGAGGGCTCTCCGCTCGTCAACCGCTGCCTTTCCGCGTATAACGTGGGTTCCGTATTCAAGCTCGTTTCCGCCTCCGCGGCTTTGGAATACGGCATTTCACCGGACACCCAGTACACCTGCACCGGCTCGATCGACGTGGACGGCGGCATTTTCCATTGCTTTAACGGAGAGAGCCATGGCGCCGAAAATATGAAATCGGCGATCGCGCAGTCCTGCAACACCTATTTCATCAGTCTCATGAAGCAGGTGCCCCAGGCCCAGTTCCTGCTGATGGCACAGAGCATGGGCTTTGGCCGTTCCTTTGAGATCGCGCCGGGCGTCTCGTCGGCTTCGGGCAATCTTCCCACCTTAAAAAGCCTCAATATCCCGAGGGCTTTGGCGAACTTTTCGTTCGGGCAGGGGGATCTGACCGCCACGCCTCTGCAGATTGCGGCAATGGTGAACGCGATCGCAAGCAACGGGGAGTATACCCAGCCCTACCTGTACGAGGGTCTTGTGGATGAAAATCTGAAATACACGGCGAAAGCGCCCGCACAGGAAAGCACTCAGGTGATTTCACAGAACACGGTGGACCTGCTCCGGGATTTTATGAAGGAATCCATTGAGACGGGAACCAGCAAAAAAGGCAAACCGGCCAAGGGCGGGGCGGGCGCGAAAACCGCGACCGCCCAGACGGGACGGTATGTGAACGGGGTGGAGGCGGTGGAATCCTGGTTTTCCGGGTTCTATCCGTATGAAAATCCGAAGTACGTGATCACGGTGTTTGCGGAGGACGGCACCGGCGGCGGCGCGACCTGCGGACCGGTCTTCAAGCAGATTGCCGACGCGCTGGCCGATAAAATCGGTCAATAA
- the alaS gene encoding alanine--tRNA ligase, translating into MEWTGLNELREKYLSFFESKGHLRLQSFSLIPKDDNSLLLINSGMAPMKKYFTGEVTPPRKRVTTCQKCIRTPDIERVGITARHGTYFEMLGNFSFGDYFKHEATAWAWEFCTKVLEMPVDKLWVTIYTDDDEAFEIWTKEVGVDPLHIVRLGKEDNFWEHGSGPCGPCSEIYFDRGEQYGCGSPTCGVGCDCDRYVEFWNVVFSQFNSDGKGNYPPMEHPNIDTGMGLERLACIMQGVDNLFLVDTVQNIMKHICRISGVKYGDDPKKDISLRVITDHIRSTTFMIGDGVMPSNEGRGYVLRRLLRRAARHGRLLGISRTFLAEVAQTVIDENKNAYPELDEKRAMITKLIGVEEESFAKTIDQGLQLLGGYIDNSGNKVFSGADAFRLNDTYGFPIDLTKEILAERGMTVDEEEFQHLMREQRERARAARKNAGADAWEGESDLLENIPETRFLGYGQMETVAKVLAIIRGGERVQSATAGDEITLVLDRTAFYAESGGQVGDTGSVESADAMLEVRNTTKNHAKNYLHHAVVTAGQISVDEEVKASVDRERRLAIMRNHTTAHLLQAALRRVLGDHVEQAGQLVNEKHVRFDFTHFSALTKEELKKVEQLVNQVILSGTNVECREMPIEEAKKLGAMALFGEKYGDIVRVVTVGDFSREFCGGTHMDNTAKIGLFKILSESSVAAGVRRIEGVTGTGMLDLLNRTIGEIDEAAAALKLNNSSELVQKAAQLSAELKEKDRTIEALNSRLAGIQIDSLIAGAKQVGGVQVITAVFPGTEPDALRALCDKARDHAPDMVAVFAGTRDGKANIAACVAKEALAKGVNAGQIVRAVAQLAGGNGGGRADSAMAGAKDLSKLDGALAEVEKIVANMLK; encoded by the coding sequence ATGGAATGGACAGGGTTAAATGAACTGCGTGAAAAGTATCTGTCGTTTTTTGAATCGAAGGGGCATCTGCGCCTGCAGAGCTTTTCGCTGATTCCCAAGGACGACAACAGCCTTTTGCTGATTAATTCCGGCATGGCGCCGATGAAAAAATATTTTACCGGAGAGGTGACTCCCCCGCGCAAAAGAGTGACGACCTGCCAGAAATGCATCCGTACGCCGGACATTGAGCGCGTCGGCATCACCGCCCGGCACGGCACCTATTTTGAGATGCTGGGCAATTTTTCCTTCGGCGATTATTTTAAGCATGAGGCCACCGCGTGGGCGTGGGAATTCTGCACCAAAGTGCTCGAAATGCCGGTGGATAAGCTTTGGGTCACCATTTATACCGATGACGACGAAGCGTTTGAAATCTGGACGAAGGAAGTCGGCGTCGACCCGTTGCACATTGTCCGCCTGGGAAAAGAGGACAATTTCTGGGAGCACGGCTCCGGCCCCTGCGGCCCCTGCTCCGAAATCTATTTTGACCGTGGCGAACAGTACGGCTGCGGCTCGCCGACCTGCGGCGTAGGCTGCGACTGCGACCGCTACGTCGAATTCTGGAACGTGGTGTTCTCCCAGTTCAACAGCGACGGCAAGGGCAACTACCCGCCGATGGAGCATCCGAATATCGACACCGGCATGGGGCTGGAGCGCCTTGCCTGCATCATGCAGGGCGTGGACAACCTGTTCCTTGTCGATACCGTCCAGAACATCATGAAGCATATCTGCCGCATTTCCGGCGTCAAATACGGCGACGACCCGAAAAAGGACATTTCCCTGCGGGTCATCACCGACCATATCCGCAGCACCACCTTTATGATCGGCGACGGCGTCATGCCGTCCAACGAGGGCCGCGGCTACGTCCTGCGCCGCCTGCTGCGCCGTGCCGCGCGCCACGGGCGCCTGCTCGGGATCAGCCGCACGTTCCTTGCGGAGGTTGCGCAGACGGTCATTGACGAGAATAAAAACGCATATCCCGAACTGGATGAAAAACGCGCCATGATCACAAAGCTCATCGGCGTGGAGGAAGAAAGCTTTGCAAAAACGATCGATCAGGGGCTTCAGCTTCTGGGCGGCTATATCGACAACAGCGGCAACAAGGTCTTTTCCGGCGCGGACGCGTTCCGCCTCAACGATACCTACGGCTTCCCGATCGACCTGACAAAGGAAATTTTAGCGGAGCGCGGCATGACCGTTGATGAAGAGGAGTTTCAGCACCTGATGCGGGAGCAGCGCGAACGCGCGCGGGCCGCGAGAAAGAACGCCGGAGCGGACGCCTGGGAAGGCGAAAGCGACCTGCTCGAAAATATTCCGGAAACCAGATTTCTCGGCTATGGGCAGATGGAGACCGTGGCAAAGGTCCTTGCGATTATCCGCGGCGGCGAACGCGTACAATCCGCAACCGCGGGCGACGAAATCACCCTGGTGCTCGATAGGACCGCTTTCTACGCGGAAAGCGGCGGTCAGGTCGGCGATACCGGTTCCGTCGAGTCCGCCGACGCGATGCTGGAGGTCAGAAATACCACCAAGAACCACGCGAAAAATTATCTGCATCACGCCGTTGTGACGGCCGGGCAGATCAGCGTCGATGAAGAAGTCAAAGCTTCTGTGGACCGGGAAAGACGCCTCGCAATTATGCGCAACCACACGACCGCGCATCTGCTTCAGGCCGCGCTGCGCAGGGTGCTGGGCGACCACGTGGAGCAGGCCGGACAGCTTGTCAATGAAAAGCATGTCCGCTTCGACTTTACGCATTTTTCCGCTCTGACGAAGGAAGAGCTAAAAAAGGTCGAACAGCTTGTCAATCAGGTGATTTTGAGCGGAACAAACGTGGAGTGCCGTGAAATGCCGATCGAAGAGGCAAAGAAGCTGGGCGCGATGGCCCTGTTCGGCGAAAAATACGGCGATATCGTCCGCGTCGTCACCGTCGGCGATTTCAGCCGTGAATTCTGCGGCGGTACCCATATGGACAACACCGCGAAAATCGGCCTGTTTAAAATCCTGTCGGAAAGCTCCGTCGCCGCCGGCGTGCGCCGGATCGAGGGCGTTACCGGCACGGGCATGCTCGATTTGCTGAACCGTACCATCGGCGAGATCGACGAGGCGGCAGCCGCATTGAAGCTGAACAATTCCTCCGAGCTGGTGCAGAAAGCAGCCCAGCTTTCCGCAGAGCTGAAGGAAAAGGACAGGACCATAGAGGCGCTCAACTCCAGGCTGGCGGGAATTCAGATCGACAGCCTGATTGCCGGCGCAAAGCAGGTGGGCGGCGTTCAGGTCATCACCGCCGTGTTCCCCGGAACGGAGCCGGACGCGCTGCGCGCCCTCTGCGACAAAGCGCGTGACCATGCCCCGGACATGGTTGCCGTGTTTGCCGGAACCCGGGACGGAAAGGCCAACATCGCCGCGTGCGTCGCTAAGGAAGCACTGGCGAAGGGCGTCAACGCCGGTCAGATTGTGCGCGCGGTCGCACAGCTTGCGGGCGGCAACGGCGGCGGCAGGGCGGACAGTGCCATGGCCGGTGCGAAGGATTTGTCAAAGCTGGACGGCGCTCTGGCGGAAGTTGAGAAAATTGTTGCCAATATGCTCAAATGA
- a CDS encoding histidine triad nucleotide-binding protein gives MDCVFCKIANGEIPSKKAYEDDRVLAFYDLDPQAPVHILMIPKEHIQSVEDITEENSAIVAHIFEVAAKLAKENNLEKGFRVVSNVGKDGGQSVPHLHFHLLGGRSMKWPPG, from the coding sequence GTGGACTGCGTGTTTTGTAAAATAGCGAACGGCGAAATTCCCAGTAAAAAGGCATATGAGGATGACCGTGTGCTGGCGTTTTACGATCTGGATCCCCAGGCGCCCGTGCATATTCTGATGATTCCAAAAGAACATATTCAGTCTGTGGAAGATATCACGGAGGAAAACAGCGCGATTGTCGCCCATATTTTTGAAGTGGCGGCAAAGCTCGCAAAAGAAAACAATCTGGAAAAAGGGTTTCGTGTTGTCAGCAATGTGGGGAAGGACGGCGGCCAGAGCGTGCCGCACCTGCATTTCCACCTGCTTGGGGGCCGTTCCATGAAGTGGCCTCCGGGCTGA
- a CDS encoding phosphoribosyltransferase family protein: protein MGEYYKMTIAGCKRELPICPISDTLDIAGFVMLGDVEITEKTAAALLKKCPEHDVVVTAETKGIPLCYEMARQGCRRYIVARKSVKAYMRNPIHVEVKSITTDHVQKLYLAEDDYKGLNGKRVLIVDDVISTGESLAAMEDLVRQFGGNIVGRACVLAEGDAKDRDDIIYLEPLPLFFK from the coding sequence ATGGGTGAATATTACAAGATGACAATTGCGGGCTGCAAGCGCGAATTGCCGATTTGTCCGATCAGCGACACGCTCGACATCGCGGGCTTTGTGATGCTCGGCGACGTGGAGATCACGGAAAAAACGGCGGCCGCGCTTCTCAAGAAATGCCCGGAGCATGATGTCGTCGTCACGGCGGAAACGAAGGGGATCCCGCTCTGCTATGAAATGGCCCGTCAGGGCTGCCGCCGTTATATTGTCGCGCGCAAAAGCGTAAAAGCATACATGCGCAACCCCATTCACGTAGAGGTGAAATCCATCACCACGGATCATGTGCAGAAGCTTTATCTTGCGGAAGACGATTATAAGGGACTGAACGGCAAGCGCGTCCTGATTGTGGACGACGTGATCAGCACGGGGGAATCCCTTGCTGCGATGGAGGACCTTGTCAGGCAGTTCGGCGGCAATATTGTCGGCCGCGCCTGCGTGCTCGCCGAGGGCGACGCCAAGGACAGGGACGATATTATTTATCTGGAGCCTCTGCCGTTGTTTTTTAAATAA
- a CDS encoding ComEC/Rec2 family competence protein: MMKRPLVLVGFCYLLTLAAAVYFGPELSLVLACASLAGFLITALAPKTRAVGVFPAALLAVTLAFGSFYAVHQSQVEPAELLAGRDAVIDGTVCELPYQAYNRFYYIVEVNDISLKDAPRPLKIRISSQGALNVEPYSHIQGKVHLFLPSGGEGYSSRSYYASKGITLFSYLYEYESVRVSPPARKPPYYYALKLRSALLKSVRSMLPPSEARLVNGVLFGDQTSLSPQVTADFRAIGVSHILSVSGLHMTTMAELILMLLLFFRVPKKPAAALAGVGVVCFMAVTCFVPSVTRSGVMCLIYLSGMLLSRHPDSLNSLSISVLLIGWSNPYAAADVGLLLSFSATLGLILFSGQTAGYLNRKYDKIKKIGPLVRGVNGILGTTVWAVLFTLPIVILSFQSVSLAAPVANLLELVPSTLMMNFAAIAAVINLIAPQSFLAMPFALVSGLLAKYMLACAHWLAQTPFASVSASYGFVTLWLSGTLLLTAATVLMMKSRKLFRVTALLSLILLLTGIFSYQLSMRNVTRLAVLDGAGSVVLTRNGRAAVIGCGGFRSETIGSYLRSQGVTGLDVLQPLTLTAEEAKNAAELMNAFTPDRLVIQKDGMIDTFIRKAVPQTGSVAPYDLSADTKLWKNTQVQTRFDGTASAARITCGGVSVLVCPAGANLDGLPEKWLASDFVAADSVPKNADLFHPLFTIFSADGETMGGNVSQIKKLSPIVTGGAGNIVLQIKDDGTLQLRRE; encoded by the coding sequence ATGATGAAGCGGCCGCTTGTGCTGGTGGGTTTTTGTTATCTGCTGACACTGGCGGCCGCCGTTTATTTTGGCCCGGAGTTATCGCTGGTTCTTGCCTGTGCCTCTCTGGCGGGGTTCCTGATTACCGCGCTGGCGCCGAAAACGCGTGCTGTTGGCGTGTTTCCCGCCGCACTGCTTGCGGTGACGCTGGCGTTCGGCAGCTTTTACGCGGTTCATCAGTCCCAGGTGGAACCGGCGGAGCTGCTTGCCGGCCGGGACGCGGTGATCGACGGTACTGTCTGCGAGCTTCCCTATCAGGCGTACAACCGGTTTTATTATATTGTGGAAGTCAACGACATCTCCCTGAAAGACGCCCCCAGGCCGCTGAAAATACGGATTTCGTCACAGGGCGCTCTGAATGTGGAGCCGTATTCCCATATCCAAGGGAAGGTGCATCTGTTCCTGCCTTCGGGCGGGGAGGGCTATTCCTCGCGCTCCTACTATGCTTCCAAGGGAATCACCCTGTTTTCCTACCTTTATGAATATGAAAGCGTGCGGGTGAGTCCCCCTGCGCGAAAGCCGCCGTACTATTACGCGCTGAAGCTTCGGTCCGCGCTGCTGAAATCCGTCCGCTCCATGCTGCCTCCCAGTGAGGCCAGGCTGGTCAACGGGGTCCTTTTCGGCGATCAGACCAGCCTTTCCCCACAGGTGACCGCCGATTTCCGTGCTATCGGCGTCTCCCATATCTTATCCGTTTCCGGGCTGCACATGACGACGATGGCCGAGCTGATCCTGATGCTGCTTCTGTTTTTCAGGGTGCCGAAGAAGCCCGCGGCGGCTTTGGCCGGTGTCGGCGTGGTCTGCTTTATGGCGGTTACCTGCTTTGTCCCGTCCGTTACGCGCAGCGGGGTGATGTGTCTGATTTACCTTTCGGGCATGCTTTTGTCCCGTCATCCGGATTCGTTGAATTCCCTGAGCATTTCCGTGCTGCTGATCGGCTGGTCGAACCCGTACGCCGCCGCGGACGTGGGCTTGCTGCTCTCGTTTTCCGCAACACTGGGGCTGATTTTATTTTCCGGACAGACGGCTGGCTATTTGAACCGGAAATATGATAAAATAAAGAAGATCGGTCCCCTTGTGCGCGGGGTCAACGGGATTCTGGGGACCACCGTATGGGCGGTGCTCTTTACGCTGCCGATCGTCATCCTTTCCTTTCAAAGCGTTTCGCTCGCCGCGCCGGTCGCCAACCTTCTGGAGCTGGTCCCTTCCACGCTGATGATGAATTTTGCGGCCATTGCCGCCGTGATCAATCTGATCGCCCCACAGTCCTTCCTCGCCATGCCGTTTGCGCTGGTTTCGGGGCTGCTGGCGAAATATATGCTTGCCTGCGCGCACTGGCTCGCGCAAACTCCGTTCGCCTCTGTTTCGGCGTCCTACGGCTTTGTGACGCTCTGGCTCTCCGGTACGCTTCTTTTGACTGCCGCGACCGTCCTGATGATGAAAAGCCGGAAGCTGTTTCGGGTCACCGCGCTGCTTTCGCTGATTTTGCTTCTGACAGGTATTTTTTCCTATCAGCTCTCCATGCGCAACGTGACGCGCCTTGCCGTTCTGGACGGCGCCGGGTCCGTCGTTCTTACGCGCAACGGCCGCGCGGCGGTGATCGGCTGCGGAGGCTTTCGCTCCGAAACCATCGGCAGCTATCTGCGCAGCCAGGGGGTAACGGGGCTGGACGTCCTTCAGCCGCTGACCCTGACGGCGGAGGAAGCAAAAAACGCCGCGGAGCTGATGAATGCGTTTACGCCGGACAGGCTTGTGATCCAAAAAGACGGGATGATCGATACGTTTATCCGAAAAGCGGTTCCGCAAACGGGGAGCGTGGCTCCATACGATCTTTCTGCCGACACGAAATTGTGGAAGAATACGCAGGTGCAGACGCGGTTTGACGGCACCGCTTCCGCGGCGCGGATTACGTGCGGCGGCGTGTCGGTTCTGGTTTGCCCCGCCGGGGCAAACCTTGACGGCCTGCCGGAGAAATGGCTTGCCTCCGATTTTGTGGCGGCGGATTCCGTTCCGAAAAACGCAGACCTGTTTCATCCCCTGTTTACCATCTTTTCTGCGGATGGGGAAACGATGGGAGGAAACGTTTCACAGATAAAAAAGCTGAGCCCGATTGTGACGGGCGGCGCCGGGAATATTGTACTGCAGATCAAGGACGACGGGACTTTACAATTAAGGAGGGAGTAA
- the holA gene encoding DNA polymerase III subunit delta, with amino-acid sequence MPEITEAELKKQIEKADFANLYFLHGEEKYLVGFYAKKLIAKAAGTAFLDFNFQRFDDSATVDQIASAVEALPFMAERKCVAVADLDVEGLHAQEAAKLDELLKSVPDTTVLVLYLPSAEINYKKDKKWKKLMDTVNQAGVTVHLKKRSGPDLEKALCAAAEKRGCELSRQNAGRIVGYCGNDLQTLFNELEKLCAFVKEGAITAKTIDALVVKNLETRVYDLSKAIIAGQYDKAYGILDLLFYQNEEPVSVLAVLSSAYVDMYRVRVSIQSGFTASEPAKHFDYARKEFRLTNAERDAKKLTTPMLRQSLQALLGADTALKSARGDRRILMEKLIAQLLLIAEREKTA; translated from the coding sequence ATGCCCGAAATTACCGAAGCGGAATTGAAAAAACAAATTGAAAAGGCGGATTTTGCAAACCTCTATTTTCTGCATGGGGAAGAAAAATACCTGGTTGGGTTCTATGCGAAAAAACTGATTGCCAAAGCCGCGGGGACCGCGTTTCTCGATTTCAATTTTCAGCGCTTTGACGATTCCGCTACGGTCGATCAGATCGCGTCGGCGGTGGAAGCGCTCCCCTTTATGGCGGAGCGCAAATGCGTGGCGGTCGCCGACCTGGATGTGGAAGGTCTGCACGCGCAGGAAGCGGCCAAGCTGGACGAGCTCCTGAAAAGCGTTCCGGACACAACCGTGCTGGTGCTTTATCTGCCGTCTGCGGAAATCAATTACAAAAAAGATAAAAAATGGAAAAAGCTGATGGATACGGTCAATCAGGCGGGCGTGACGGTTCACCTGAAAAAACGCTCCGGGCCGGACCTTGAGAAAGCCCTGTGCGCCGCGGCGGAAAAACGGGGCTGCGAGCTCTCGCGGCAGAACGCCGGGCGTATTGTCGGTTACTGCGGAAACGACCTGCAGACGCTGTTCAACGAGCTGGAAAAGCTATGCGCTTTTGTAAAGGAAGGCGCGATCACCGCGAAGACGATTGACGCGCTGGTGGTGAAGAATCTGGAAACCCGGGTATATGATCTGTCCAAGGCGATTATCGCGGGCCAGTACGACAAAGCCTACGGGATTCTGGACCTGCTGTTTTATCAGAATGAGGAGCCCGTTTCCGTTCTGGCGGTGCTTTCCTCCGCTTATGTCGACATGTACCGCGTCAGGGTTTCCATTCAGAGCGGATTCACCGCGTCGGAGCCCGCAAAGCACTTTGACTATGCCCGCAAGGAATTCAGGCTCACCAACGCGGAGAGGGACGCGAAGAAACTGACCACGCCCATGCTGCGCCAGAGCCTTCAGGCGCTTCTGGGGGCGGATACCGCGCTGAAAAGCGCGCGCGGCGACCGGCGCATCCTTATGGAAAAGCTGATCGCGCAGCTTTTACTCATAGCGGAAAGGGAGAAAACGGCTTGA
- a CDS encoding toprim domain-containing protein has product MIKVKEAVIVEGKYDKIKLSSIIDGLIIETRGFRIFRDKEQMEMIRRLADKRGILVLTDSDSAGFLIRNYLSGAVSPDKIKHAYIPDIFGKEGRKDKPSKEGKLGVEGVPVQAIVDALRRAGVTCSEDEAPAGRKIAKTDLYLAGLSGGENSAQKRRTFLKELALPEHLAVNSMVGVLNSIMSYDEFCSFIDKLFKNA; this is encoded by the coding sequence TTGATTAAAGTAAAGGAAGCGGTCATAGTAGAGGGGAAGTACGATAAGATCAAGCTTTCCTCGATCATTGACGGTTTAATTATAGAGACGCGGGGATTCCGGATCTTCCGCGATAAAGAACAGATGGAAATGATCCGCCGGCTGGCGGACAAACGCGGAATTTTGGTTCTGACGGACAGCGATTCGGCCGGATTCCTCATCCGGAACTATCTTTCCGGCGCGGTCAGCCCGGATAAAATCAAGCATGCCTATATTCCCGATATTTTCGGGAAAGAGGGCCGTAAGGACAAACCCTCCAAGGAAGGGAAGCTTGGGGTGGAAGGGGTGCCTGTGCAGGCGATCGTTGACGCCCTGCGGCGTGCGGGCGTTACCTGCAGCGAGGACGAAGCCCCCGCGGGACGGAAGATTGCCAAGACGGACCTTTATCTTGCCGGCCTGTCAGGCGGGGAAAACAGCGCGCAGAAAAGAAGGACATTTTTGAAGGAGCTGGCGCTGCCGGAGCATCTGGCGGTAAATTCGATGGTCGGCGTTCTGAACAGCATTATGAGTTACGACGAATTTTGCAGTTTCATTGACAAACTTTTTAAAAACGCATAA
- a CDS encoding four-helix bundle copper-binding protein — protein sequence MGIVNMNNKNQTCIDECNKCAQACLECMKMCLDEPDVANRKKCIAKLHECACICKEAASFMAVDSCHAMELCKLCATICNECAQECGAFKDDHCAKCAAECKKCVQECQSMQ from the coding sequence ATGGGGATTGTAAATATGAATAATAAAAATCAAACCTGCATTGACGAATGCAACAAATGCGCACAGGCATGTTTGGAATGTATGAAAATGTGTCTGGACGAGCCCGATGTAGCAAATAGAAAAAAGTGCATTGCCAAACTTCATGAATGCGCTTGTATCTGTAAAGAAGCAGCATCCTTTATGGCGGTGGATTCTTGCCATGCTATGGAATTATGCAAACTATGCGCGACGATTTGTAATGAGTGCGCTCAAGAATGCGGAGCATTTAAAGACGACCACTGTGCGAAATGCGCCGCAGAATGCAAAAAATGCGTGCAGGAATGTCAGTCCATGCAGTGA